In the genome of Pseudomonas sp. P5_109, one region contains:
- a CDS encoding LysR family transcriptional regulator, whose protein sequence is MAINFDLNDLQAFRAVVEQGSFRKAADAVRISQPALSRRIEKLEDALGVRLFERTTRKVSLTQAGRGFMPSVERLLDDLDVALLGISEVASTRLGHVTVACVPSAAYYFMPRVIAHYHRQFPRIKVKVLDSSAHEVLSAVVNGEADFGLSFMGTLEAEVDFEPLVQEGYVVACRRDHPLAGRSSVTWDEFYQQDYISLDKTSGNRFLLDQALTGVVPQRPSICETRHVTTMIGLVEAGLGVAAVPLMAMPAADHPILTRVPLTDPQVMRSVGLIKRRGRTLTPAALELERLVVEMKVVQPSVNG, encoded by the coding sequence ATGGCGATCAACTTCGACCTCAATGACCTGCAAGCCTTCCGTGCCGTGGTCGAGCAGGGCAGCTTTCGCAAGGCCGCCGATGCGGTGCGCATTTCCCAGCCCGCCTTGAGCCGGCGCATCGAAAAGCTCGAAGACGCCCTTGGCGTGCGGCTGTTCGAACGCACCACGCGCAAGGTCAGCCTGACTCAGGCCGGACGCGGTTTCATGCCCAGCGTCGAACGCCTGCTGGACGATCTGGATGTGGCGTTGCTGGGCATCAGTGAAGTCGCTTCGACCCGGCTTGGCCACGTCACGGTCGCCTGTGTGCCGTCGGCGGCGTATTACTTCATGCCGCGGGTGATCGCGCACTATCACCGCCAGTTTCCGCGGATCAAGGTCAAGGTGCTCGATTCCAGTGCCCACGAAGTGTTGAGTGCGGTGGTCAATGGCGAGGCGGATTTCGGCCTGAGTTTCATGGGCACCCTGGAAGCCGAAGTGGATTTCGAGCCCCTGGTGCAAGAGGGGTATGTCGTGGCATGCCGGCGCGATCATCCGCTGGCGGGGCGCAGCAGCGTGACCTGGGACGAGTTCTATCAGCAGGATTACATCTCGCTGGATAAAACCTCGGGCAACCGTTTTCTGCTGGACCAGGCGCTGACCGGGGTGGTGCCGCAGCGGCCGAGCATCTGCGAAACCCGGCACGTGACCACCATGATCGGTCTGGTGGAGGCAGGGTTGGGGGTGGCGGCGGTGCCGTTGATGGCGATGCCGGCGGCGGATCATCCGATCCTTACGCGGGTGCCGCTGACCGATCCGCAAGTGATGCGTAGCGTCGGTCTGATCAAGCGCCGGGGTCGAACCCTGACCCCGGCGGCACTGGAGCTGGAACGGCTGGTGGTAGAAATGAAAGTCGTGCAGCCGTCGGTCAACGGCTGA
- a CDS encoding branched-chain amino acid aminotransferase, translating to MGNESINWDKLGFDYIKTDKRYLSYFRNGEWDKGTLTEDNVLHISEGSTALHYGQQCFEGMKAYRCKDGSINLFRPDQNALRMQRSCARLLMPLVDTEQFIEACKEVVRANERFIPPYGTGGALYLRPFVIGVGDNIGVRTAPEFIFSIFCIPVGAYFKGGLTPHNFQISSYDRAAPQGTGAAKVGGNYAASLMPGSKAKKAHFADAIYLDPMTHTKIEEVGSANFFGITHDNKFVTPNSPSVLPGITRLSLIELAKTRLGLEVVEGDVLIDKLSDFKEAGACGTAAVITPIGGIDYNDHLHVFHSETEVGPVTQKLYKELTGVQTGDIEAPAGWIVKV from the coding sequence ATGGGTAACGAAAGCATCAATTGGGACAAGCTGGGTTTTGACTACATCAAGACCGACAAGCGCTATCTGTCGTACTTTCGCAATGGCGAGTGGGACAAAGGCACCCTGACCGAAGACAATGTGCTGCACATCAGCGAAGGCTCCACTGCCCTTCACTATGGCCAGCAATGCTTCGAAGGCATGAAGGCCTATCGTTGCAAGGACGGCTCGATCAACCTGTTCCGCCCGGACCAGAACGCCCTGCGCATGCAGCGCAGCTGCGCGCGCCTGCTGATGCCGCTGGTCGACACCGAGCAGTTCATCGAAGCCTGCAAGGAAGTGGTCCGTGCCAACGAGCGTTTCATTCCGCCGTACGGCACCGGCGGCGCGCTGTACCTGCGTCCGTTCGTGATCGGCGTGGGTGACAACATCGGCGTGCGTACCGCGCCGGAGTTCATCTTCTCGATCTTCTGCATCCCGGTTGGCGCCTACTTCAAGGGCGGCCTGACCCCGCACAACTTCCAGATCTCCAGCTACGACCGCGCCGCGCCACAGGGCACCGGTGCCGCCAAGGTCGGTGGCAACTACGCCGCCAGCCTGATGCCGGGCTCCAAGGCCAAGAAAGCCCACTTCGCCGACGCCATCTACCTGGATCCGATGACCCACACCAAGATCGAGGAAGTGGGTTCGGCCAACTTCTTCGGGATCACCCACGACAACAAGTTCGTGACCCCGAACTCGCCATCGGTACTGCCGGGCATCACCCGTCTGTCGCTGATCGAGCTGGCCAAGACCCGTCTGGGCCTGGAAGTGGTTGAAGGTGACGTGTTGATCGACAAGCTCTCCGACTTCAAGGAAGCCGGCGCTTGTGGTACCGCTGCGGTGATCACGCCGATTGGTGGCATCGACTACAACGACCACCTGCACGTGTTCCACAGCGAAACCGAAGTCGGCCCGGTCACCCAGAAGCTCTACAAAGAGCTGACCGGCGTGCAAACCGGCGACATCGAAGCGCCAGCGGGCTGGATCGTCAAGGTTTGA
- a CDS encoding monovalent cation:proton antiporter-2 (CPA2) family protein, whose amino-acid sequence MPHEGNLLQAAVVFLLAAVLIVPLAKRLQLGAVLGYLFAGVVIGPSVLGLIDNPQSVANISELGVVLLLFIIGLELSPRRLWVMRKSVFGVGLAQVLLTGTVIGVVALWLFGQPLNTAIVLGLGLALSSTAFGLQSLAERKELTSPHGRLAFAILLFQDIAAIPLIAMVPLLAGGDHSTTASEDLNHGLQVLVSIAVVVIGGRYLLRPVFRVVTKTALPEVSTATALLVVIGTAWLMELAGISMALGAFLAGLLLADSEYRHELEAQIEPFKGLLLGLFFISVGMGANLSLLLSMPFAVLGLTLLLIAIKLPLLFIVGRLAGGLKQVSAIRLGIVLAAGGEFAFVVFKIGRDHGLFAAQLYDLLVLTITLSMAVTPLLLLVCARLASPKVQPVEVPEKFREIDADAPRVVIAGMGRMGQIVARILRAQNIKFVALDTSVETIELSRSFGGVPVFYGDPMRPEILSAAKVGEAEYFVIATDDPDTNIKTAELVRKLYPHMKIIARARNRQHVHRLMDVGAHAVRETFYSSLEMSRQTLIGLGLTQAQADARIKRFKQHDEEVLEAQHAVYDDAVKVMQTAQEARVELARLFESDQLQEQAGTK is encoded by the coding sequence ATGCCCCATGAAGGCAACCTGCTACAAGCCGCTGTCGTGTTTCTGCTGGCGGCCGTGCTCATCGTCCCCTTGGCCAAGCGCCTGCAACTGGGGGCGGTGCTGGGCTACCTGTTCGCCGGAGTGGTCATCGGCCCATCGGTGCTGGGCCTGATCGACAACCCGCAAAGCGTCGCGAACATTTCCGAGCTCGGCGTGGTGTTGCTGCTGTTCATCATCGGCCTGGAGCTGTCGCCGCGCCGTCTGTGGGTGATGCGCAAATCAGTGTTCGGCGTGGGGCTGGCGCAGGTGCTGCTGACTGGCACGGTGATCGGCGTGGTGGCGCTGTGGCTATTTGGCCAGCCGCTGAACACCGCGATCGTCCTCGGCCTGGGCCTGGCGCTATCGTCCACGGCGTTCGGCCTGCAAAGCCTGGCCGAACGCAAGGAACTGACCAGCCCCCATGGGCGGCTGGCGTTCGCGATCCTGCTGTTTCAGGACATCGCCGCGATCCCGTTGATCGCCATGGTGCCGTTGCTTGCCGGCGGCGATCACAGCACCACCGCCAGTGAAGACCTGAACCACGGCCTGCAAGTGCTGGTAAGCATCGCCGTGGTGGTGATCGGCGGGCGTTATCTGTTGCGGCCGGTGTTTCGCGTGGTGACCAAGACCGCGTTGCCGGAGGTCTCCACCGCCACGGCGTTGCTGGTGGTGATCGGCACCGCATGGTTGATGGAGCTGGCCGGTATTTCCATGGCCCTGGGCGCCTTCCTCGCTGGCCTGCTGCTGGCGGACTCCGAATATCGACATGAACTGGAAGCCCAGATCGAACCGTTCAAGGGCCTGTTGCTCGGGCTGTTTTTCATCAGCGTCGGCATGGGCGCGAACCTGAGCCTGCTGCTGAGCATGCCGTTCGCAGTGCTGGGCCTGACTCTGCTGCTGATCGCGATCAAGCTGCCGCTGCTGTTTATTGTCGGTCGCCTGGCCGGCGGCTTGAAGCAGGTCAGCGCGATCCGCCTGGGTATCGTGCTGGCGGCCGGTGGTGAATTTGCCTTCGTGGTGTTCAAGATCGGTCGCGATCACGGGCTGTTCGCGGCACAACTGTATGACTTGCTGGTGCTGACCATCACCCTGTCCATGGCCGTGACGCCACTGTTGCTGCTGGTTTGCGCACGCCTGGCCAGCCCGAAAGTGCAACCGGTGGAAGTGCCGGAGAAGTTCCGCGAAATCGACGCCGACGCGCCACGGGTGGTGATCGCCGGCATGGGCCGCATGGGCCAGATCGTTGCGCGGATTTTGCGCGCGCAGAACATCAAGTTCGTGGCCCTCGACACTTCGGTGGAAACCATCGAACTGTCGCGCAGTTTTGGTGGCGTGCCGGTGTTTTATGGCGACCCGATGCGCCCGGAAATCCTCAGCGCGGCCAAGGTCGGGGAAGCCGAGTATTTCGTGATCGCCACCGACGACCCGGACACCAACATCAAGACCGCCGAACTGGTGCGCAAGCTTTACCCGCATATGAAAATCATCGCCCGTGCCCGCAACCGCCAGCATGTGCACCGGCTGATGGACGTTGGCGCTCACGCCGTGCGCGAGACCTTTTATTCGAGCCTGGAAATGAGCCGGCAAACCCTGATTGGGTTGGGATTGACCCAGGCCCAGGCGGATGCGCGGATCAAGCGTTTCAAGCAGCACGACGAAGAGGTGCTGGAAGCCCAGCATGCGGTGTATGACGACGCGGTGAAAGTGATGCAGACGGCGCAGGAAGCGCGGGTGGAATTGGCCAGGTTGTTTGAGTCGGATCAGTTGCAGGAGCAGGCAGGTACAAAATGA
- a CDS encoding ArsR/SmtB family transcription factor, which produces MSAEQHDTGVSQVAAAIAEPARTKILCSLMDGHARTSTELAAVAEVSASTASAHLAKLKELALVRLHVQGRHRYYSLADKRVAQALEALMVIGQNTAPGFQSRTPDRLQFARTCYDHMAGTLAVLLHDRMLEAGWLEETDEQAYRLSDSGSAMFQGLGIEVQDLSTLRRRFACPCLDWSMRRPHLGGSLGAALLQTALKRKWVTQDLDSRALALTALGRREMARRFGFELPLLVEGNGKRSPLAAAPTTTGVSVNDQ; this is translated from the coding sequence ATGAGCGCAGAACAACACGACACCGGCGTCTCGCAGGTGGCGGCAGCCATCGCTGAGCCGGCGCGGACGAAAATCCTCTGTTCGCTGATGGACGGCCACGCCCGCACCAGTACCGAACTGGCGGCGGTGGCCGAAGTCAGCGCGTCGACCGCGAGTGCCCACCTGGCCAAACTCAAGGAGCTGGCGCTGGTGCGGCTGCACGTCCAGGGACGTCACCGCTATTACAGCCTCGCGGACAAACGCGTGGCCCAGGCCCTGGAAGCGCTGATGGTGATCGGCCAGAACACCGCGCCGGGCTTCCAGTCGCGTACCCCGGATCGCCTGCAATTTGCCCGCACCTGCTACGACCACATGGCAGGCACCCTGGCCGTGCTGTTGCATGACCGGATGCTTGAAGCGGGCTGGCTGGAGGAAACCGACGAACAGGCCTATCGCTTGAGTGACAGTGGTTCGGCAATGTTTCAGGGGCTTGGGATCGAGGTACAGGACTTGAGCACCTTGCGCCGCCGCTTTGCCTGCCCGTGCCTGGACTGGAGCATGCGCCGACCACATCTGGGAGGATCGCTGGGCGCGGCCTTGCTGCAAACGGCGCTCAAGCGCAAGTGGGTGACGCAGGATCTGGACAGTCGGGCGTTGGCGTTGACGGCGTTGGGGCGCAGGGAAATGGCGAGGCGGTTTGGGTTTGAGTTGCCGCTGCTGGTTGAAGGTAACGGGAAAAGATCACCGCTTGCGGCGGCTCCGACCACAACGGGGGTGTCCGTTAACGATCAATAG
- a CDS encoding sensor domain-containing diguanylate cyclase gives MIMLWTSAILGFMTLTLIVVLIWRVRLLQKQLAQYRTIINNLSEGRNIHQDGDAERFKRSQYFARIGTWDWDVDTDRLYWSDAIFGMFGFKIGEVTPSYALFCSCVHPDDRLRVRAGELRCLETGENHDEEYRVVWPDGTIRWLRETGNVVKNDHEETIKMMGVVRDITEEKASASYLKHLAHFDPLTGLPNRLVLEERLSEALEQARISATRVALVFVDLNGFKVINDRYGHAAGDRVLVTTATRLKRILRGTDTVARIGGDEFVVILQDLPQGKSLQDEARTICQKIFVELSPPITIGNDQRHIGTSLGVAVFPDHAPSIDRLLHIADLAMYEAKRSGNNQYRLGTDSVVRAHSQ, from the coding sequence ATGATCATGCTCTGGACCAGCGCCATCCTTGGTTTTATGACGCTCACCCTGATCGTCGTGTTGATCTGGCGCGTACGCTTGCTGCAAAAGCAACTGGCGCAGTACCGCACGATCATCAATAACCTGTCCGAAGGCCGGAACATCCACCAGGATGGCGACGCCGAGCGCTTCAAGCGCAGCCAGTATTTCGCTCGCATCGGCACTTGGGATTGGGATGTCGACACCGACCGTTTGTACTGGTCAGATGCCATTTTCGGCATGTTCGGCTTCAAGATCGGCGAAGTTACGCCCTCTTATGCGCTGTTCTGCTCCTGCGTGCACCCGGACGACCGGCTCAGGGTTCGCGCCGGCGAACTGCGCTGCCTGGAAACCGGCGAAAACCATGATGAGGAATACCGCGTGGTCTGGCCCGACGGCACGATCCGCTGGCTGCGCGAAACCGGCAACGTGGTCAAGAACGACCATGAAGAAACGATCAAGATGATGGGCGTGGTACGCGACATCACCGAAGAAAAGGCCTCGGCCAGCTACCTCAAGCACCTGGCCCATTTCGACCCGCTGACCGGCCTGCCCAATCGCCTGGTGCTCGAAGAGCGCCTGTCCGAAGCGCTGGAGCAGGCGCGCATCAGCGCCACGCGGGTGGCCCTGGTGTTTGTCGATCTCAATGGCTTCAAGGTCATCAATGACCGCTATGGTCATGCGGCCGGCGACCGCGTGCTGGTCACTACCGCGACACGACTCAAGCGCATTCTGCGTGGCACCGACACCGTCGCCCGGATCGGTGGCGACGAATTCGTGGTCATCCTCCAGGACTTGCCCCAAGGCAAAAGCCTGCAAGACGAAGCGCGCACCATCTGCCAGAAAATCTTCGTCGAGCTCTCCCCGCCCATCACCATCGGCAACGACCAGCGCCACATCGGCACCAGCCTGGGCGTCGCGGTGTTCCCCGATCACGCGCCGAGCATCGACCGCCTGCTGCACATTGCCGACCTGGCGATGTATGAAGCCAAGCGCAGCGGGAACAATCAGTATCGATTGGGCACCGACAGCGTGGTGCGAGCACATAGCCAATAG
- a CDS encoding cytochrome P450 — translation MDPIIAATHSDPYPYYAQLRAEGGLVFYPGLNMWLASSAQAVAAVLAHPDCHVRPAQEPIPKAIADGMAGQVFGQLMRMNEGERQRCPRAAIAPGLELIDAQQVEALVSARLITADAAGLYNAMFRGPVCVVAALLGFTPAQGRAISELTADFVACLSPLSSPAQLAAAHAAAEQLSGYFIELLDDPHNHSHLLAGIRQRFAADATPSLIANLIGLFSQTFEATAGLIGNALLALIQHPSLRSDSTHIEDLVAEVQRFDPPVQNTRRFVAAPCEIDGVALNAGDVILVLLASANRDPQLNDNPDAFLLERPNRRSFTFGAGRHQCPGQTLALSIAGATVRQILAMRPALDRLIWHYRPSANGRIALFSDWPAA, via the coding sequence ATGGACCCGATCATCGCTGCGACCCATTCCGATCCCTATCCCTACTACGCACAACTGCGTGCCGAGGGTGGGTTGGTTTTTTATCCGGGGCTGAACATGTGGCTGGCCAGCAGCGCCCAAGCGGTGGCCGCCGTGCTGGCGCATCCCGATTGCCACGTTCGACCGGCGCAGGAGCCAATCCCCAAGGCGATTGCCGACGGCATGGCCGGCCAGGTGTTCGGTCAATTGATGCGCATGAATGAGGGCGAGCGCCAGCGTTGCCCACGGGCGGCGATTGCGCCGGGGCTGGAATTGATCGATGCGCAGCAAGTCGAGGCCCTGGTCAGCGCCCGATTGATCACCGCCGACGCCGCTGGCCTGTACAACGCCATGTTCCGCGGACCGGTGTGCGTGGTGGCGGCGTTGCTGGGCTTCACCCCGGCCCAGGGTCGCGCCATCAGCGAACTGACGGCGGATTTCGTGGCCTGCCTGTCGCCCCTGAGCAGCCCCGCACAACTGGCTGCCGCCCATGCCGCCGCCGAACAGTTGAGCGGTTACTTCATCGAATTGCTCGACGATCCGCACAACCACAGCCATCTGCTTGCAGGAATCCGCCAGCGCTTCGCCGCCGACGCAACGCCATCGTTGATCGCCAACCTGATCGGCCTGTTCTCCCAGACCTTCGAGGCCACGGCCGGGCTGATCGGCAATGCCTTGCTGGCACTGATTCAACACCCGTCGTTGCGCAGTGATTCAACCCACATCGAAGACCTGGTGGCGGAAGTGCAGCGCTTCGACCCGCCGGTACAGAACACCCGCCGCTTCGTCGCCGCCCCCTGCGAGATTGACGGCGTGGCTCTGAATGCCGGTGATGTGATCCTGGTGCTGCTGGCCTCGGCCAATCGCGACCCGCAACTCAACGACAACCCCGACGCATTCCTGCTCGAACGCCCGAACCGGCGCAGCTTCACTTTTGGTGCGGGGCGCCATCAATGTCCGGGGCAAACACTGGCGCTGAGCATTGCTGGCGCTACCGTCCGGCAAATTCTGGCGATGCGGCCGGCACTGGATCGCCTGATCTGGCATTACCGCCCGTCCGCCAATGGACGAATTGCGCTGTTCTCGGATTGGCCAGCCGCGTGA
- a CDS encoding FKBP-type peptidyl-prolyl cis-trans isomerase: protein MNDELQVIDLQLGEGKAAVKGALITTQYRGWLEDGTEFDSSYSRGKPFQCVIGTGRVIKGWDQGIMGMQVGGKRKLLVPAHLAYGERTMGKITPNSNLIFEIELLEVLTRDD from the coding sequence ATGAATGACGAGCTTCAGGTAATCGATCTTCAGTTGGGTGAAGGAAAAGCCGCCGTAAAAGGCGCACTGATCACCACCCAGTACCGTGGCTGGTTGGAGGACGGGACTGAATTCGACTCCTCCTACAGCCGTGGCAAACCCTTCCAGTGCGTGATCGGCACCGGGCGGGTCATCAAGGGCTGGGACCAGGGCATCATGGGCATGCAGGTCGGTGGCAAGCGCAAATTGCTGGTGCCGGCGCACCTGGCCTATGGCGAACGCACCATGGGCAAGATCACGCCGAATTCGAACCTGATCTTCGAAATTGAATTGCTGGAAGTGCTGACGCGGGATGATTGA
- a CDS encoding MEKHLA domain-containing protein, whose protein sequence is MLRNDEYATAIELLDESYRHWTGEHLPAPQSLTALERLHWLHAHAPYSLLAHGTEDDPVFFYANEQALACFKYPRPEFLGMPSRFSASPLDRAVRQTLLEQVTAHGIAHGYSGYRVDRQGNAFMIHEGKVWTLIDQHGGRVGQAALFWPDAARVGQLG, encoded by the coding sequence ATGTTGCGCAACGATGAATACGCCACGGCCATCGAACTGCTGGACGAGTCCTATCGGCACTGGACCGGCGAACACCTGCCAGCGCCGCAGTCGCTGACCGCACTGGAACGCCTGCACTGGTTGCACGCCCACGCGCCCTACAGTCTGCTGGCCCACGGCACTGAAGACGATCCTGTGTTTTTCTACGCCAATGAACAGGCGCTGGCCTGCTTCAAGTACCCGCGCCCGGAGTTTCTGGGCATGCCGTCACGCTTCAGCGCCTCGCCACTGGATCGCGCGGTGCGCCAGACCCTGCTGGAGCAGGTCACGGCCCATGGCATTGCTCATGGTTACAGTGGCTATCGGGTGGATCGGCAAGGGAATGCCTTCATGATTCATGAAGGCAAGGTGTGGACGCTCATCGATCAACACGGTGGGCGGGTGGGGCAGGCGGCGTTGTTCTGGCCGGATGCTGCACGGGTTGGGCAGTTGGGCTGA
- a CDS encoding substrate-binding domain-containing protein, with protein sequence MKKPFKFAALVLAATFGLSNLAQAEEVRVMTSGGFTAAYKILGPKFAAATGNTLDTALGPSMGKAPEAIPNRLARGEQADVVIMVGYALDDLIKQGKVDAASRVELADSRIGLVVREGAPKPDISNVEGLKKTLLEAKSVAYSDSASGVYIEQQLFKRLGIEDQLKPKSTMVPKIPVGSVVATGDYQLGFQQVSELLPVPGVSFVAKIPESVQSVTRFAAGIPVGARHPAEAKALLEYLASAQAQADVKATGLDSVSR encoded by the coding sequence ATGAAGAAACCGTTCAAATTCGCCGCCCTCGTGTTGGCGGCCACCTTTGGCCTGAGCAACCTGGCCCAGGCTGAAGAGGTCCGTGTGATGACCTCCGGCGGTTTCACCGCGGCCTACAAGATCCTCGGCCCGAAGTTCGCCGCCGCCACCGGCAACACCCTCGACACCGCGCTCGGCCCCTCCATGGGCAAGGCCCCGGAGGCGATTCCCAATCGCCTGGCCCGCGGTGAGCAAGCCGACGTAGTGATCATGGTCGGCTACGCCCTGGATGATCTGATCAAACAAGGCAAAGTCGACGCTGCTTCTCGGGTCGAACTGGCCGACTCGCGCATTGGCCTGGTGGTGCGCGAAGGTGCGCCGAAGCCGGACATCAGCAATGTCGAGGGCCTGAAAAAGACCCTGCTCGAGGCGAAATCGGTGGCCTACTCCGACAGTGCCAGCGGCGTTTACATCGAGCAGCAGCTGTTCAAACGCCTGGGGATCGAAGACCAGCTCAAGCCCAAATCGACGATGGTGCCGAAAATCCCCGTGGGCTCGGTGGTTGCCACTGGCGACTATCAATTGGGTTTCCAGCAGGTCAGCGAATTGTTGCCGGTGCCGGGGGTGAGTTTCGTGGCGAAGATTCCGGAGTCAGTGCAGTCGGTCACCCGGTTTGCCGCCGGTATCCCGGTAGGCGCCCGGCACCCGGCCGAAGCCAAGGCCTTGCTGGAATACCTGGCCTCGGCCCAGGCGCAAGCGGACGTGAAAGCGACCGGGCTGGACTCGGTCAGCCGTTGA
- a CDS encoding MFS transporter, whose translation MTASIQRSATTGRSRASAIFRVTSGNFLEQFDFFLFGFYATQIAAVFFPASSEFASLMMTFAVFGAGFLMRPLGAVVLGAYIDDVGRRKGLILTLSIMASGTILIVLVPGYETIGLFAPALVLIGRLLQGFSAGAELGGVSVYLAEIATPGHKGFFTSWQSGSQQVAIIVAAALGYALNQWMAPSVIADWGWRIPFFVGCMIVPFIFLLRRNLEETEEFATRKHRPSMGEVFRTLGQNWLIVFAGMMMVALTTTAFYLITVYAPTFGKTVLHLSTSDALLVTLLVGVSNFIWLPIGGALSDRIGRRPVLIAMALLAIATTYPMLTFLVNAPSFMHMLLVLLWLSFIYGLYNGAMIPALTEIMPVEVRVAGFSLAYSLATAVFGGFTPAMSTLLIQYTGDKAAPGYWMSFAALCALCATLMLYRRASNHLHPVAS comes from the coding sequence ATGACAGCATCAATCCAACGGTCCGCGACTACCGGTCGCTCCCGGGCCAGCGCGATCTTCCGGGTCACCTCGGGCAATTTCCTCGAACAGTTCGACTTCTTCCTTTTTGGCTTCTATGCCACGCAGATCGCTGCCGTGTTCTTTCCGGCCAGCAGCGAATTCGCCTCGCTGATGATGACCTTCGCGGTGTTCGGCGCAGGCTTCCTGATGCGTCCGCTGGGCGCGGTGGTACTGGGTGCTTACATCGATGACGTGGGCCGGCGCAAAGGCTTGATCCTGACCCTGTCGATCATGGCCAGCGGCACCATTCTGATTGTGCTGGTGCCCGGTTACGAAACCATCGGCTTGTTCGCCCCGGCCCTGGTGCTGATCGGGCGGCTGCTGCAGGGCTTTTCCGCCGGTGCGGAACTGGGTGGCGTGTCGGTGTACCTGGCCGAAATCGCCACGCCCGGCCACAAGGGATTCTTCACCAGCTGGCAGTCGGGCAGCCAGCAAGTGGCGATCATCGTCGCCGCTGCGCTGGGTTACGCCTTGAACCAGTGGATGGCACCGAGTGTGATTGCCGACTGGGGCTGGCGGATTCCGTTCTTCGTCGGCTGCATGATTGTGCCCTTCATTTTCCTGTTGCGCCGCAACCTGGAAGAAACCGAAGAATTCGCCACCCGTAAACATCGCCCGAGCATGGGTGAAGTGTTCCGTACCCTGGGGCAAAACTGGCTGATCGTGTTCGCCGGCATGATGATGGTCGCGCTGACCACCACCGCGTTCTACCTGATCACGGTGTACGCACCGACCTTCGGTAAAACCGTGCTGCACCTGAGCACGTCCGATGCGCTGCTGGTGACCTTGCTGGTCGGCGTTTCGAACTTCATCTGGCTGCCGATTGGCGGCGCGCTCTCGGACCGTATCGGTCGACGCCCGGTGTTGATCGCCATGGCGTTGCTGGCCATCGCCACCACCTATCCGATGCTGACCTTTCTGGTCAACGCGCCCAGCTTCATGCACATGCTGCTGGTGCTGTTGTGGCTGTCGTTCATCTACGGCCTGTACAACGGCGCGATGATCCCGGCGCTCACGGAGATCATGCCCGTGGAGGTTCGGGTGGCCGGCTTCTCCCTCGCCTATAGCCTGGCCACGGCCGTGTTCGGCGGGTTCACCCCGGCGATGTCGACCTTGTTGATCCAGTACACCGGCGACAAGGCCGCGCCCGGTTACTGGATGAGCTTTGCAGCACTGTGCGCGCTGTGCGCGACGCTGATGCTCTATCGCCGCGCCTCGAATCATCTGCATCCGGTGGCGTCGTGA